In Actinomyces radicidentis, one genomic interval encodes:
- a CDS encoding type II toxin-antitoxin system Phd/YefM family antitoxin, whose product MKTMTYTESRARYAEVLDSVVDDREEVVITRAGHEPAVIVSLAEYQSLKETDYLLRSPANARRLLDAMERLENGRGTVHELDDAD is encoded by the coding sequence ATGAAGACGATGACCTACACCGAGTCACGCGCCCGCTACGCCGAGGTGCTCGACTCCGTCGTCGACGACCGCGAGGAAGTCGTCATCACCCGCGCCGGCCACGAGCCCGCCGTCATCGTCTCCCTCGCCGAGTACCAGTCCCTCAAGGAGACGGACTACCTCCTGCGCAGCCCCGCCAACGCGCGGCGCCTCCTCGACGCCATGGAGCGCCTCGAGAACGGCCGCGGCACCGTCCACGAGCTCGACGACGCCGACTGA
- a CDS encoding Txe/YoeB family addiction module toxin, which translates to MSLVWDDDAWEDYLWWQSSDRSVVKRINRLLRDVQRGGHEGIGTPEPLRFQLSGYWSRRITDEHRLVYRIADNGDVLIASCRYHYE; encoded by the coding sequence ATGTCGCTCGTCTGGGACGACGACGCCTGGGAGGACTACCTGTGGTGGCAGTCCTCGGACCGCAGCGTCGTCAAGCGGATCAACCGCCTCCTGCGCGACGTCCAGCGCGGCGGCCACGAGGGTATCGGCACGCCCGAGCCGCTGCGCTTCCAGCTCTCCGGGTACTGGTCACGGCGCATCACCGACGAGCACCGCCTCGTCTACCGCATCGCTGACAACGGCGACGTCCTCATTGCCTCGTGCCGGTACCACTACGAGTGA